One genomic region from Heterodontus francisci isolate sHetFra1 chromosome 39, sHetFra1.hap1, whole genome shotgun sequence encodes:
- the LOC137352916 gene encoding myelin-associated glycoprotein-like isoform X1, which produces MRSCVFAYLMTLTQVISSAQCSVTIPKILPAVLGSCAEIRCTFENPVYINRLNGMWMKWGAGPGEHGGSIIYDSKDPHRQHSNYVGRAEFKGNLATNQCSLLIKNIKKSDGGTYQFILEMSWGWTTRQYRSIAVSLSVSEKPSISGYDELIAARTARLTCSITDSCPNSNLNVKWIYYNEPLPLAWDTNDGAEIINNWSHSRRVSSMLTFTPSFAQHGNILGCTIIIDGFQFSSSSTQNLTLQVKYGLENPKVNLSIVAVEGNSLLLYCMARWKPPFNLAWVKNGKKIGRSSTGELKQLFHNISSEDDGEYWCMAENEQSSANSSTQISVQYKPTIVAGPICTRSENGTICSCQIRSNPLANITWDLNGKIITGNTSDVEVFSWVVNSYHMQSSLRLIHSAGTGSTISCAAANKHGDCISTSQLHSEGLISRTNICRIGGGACGLVILTAIVLMVKIQKKKRTDTACVSERDGDAVIYSTVQIVSNAGSHDQYTDAGSGAPRPRKTAQNKVSATINISDFHKNQRHMKNEETCEYAAISYK; this is translated from the exons ATGAGGAGTTGCGTGTTTGCTTACCTCATGACCTTGACACAAG TGATTAGTAGTGCTCAATGTTCTGTGACGATTCCAAAGATTCTGCCAGCGGTGTTGGGTTCATGTGCAGAGATCCGGTGTACGTTTGAAAATCCAGTCTATATCAACAGACTAAACGGAATGTGGATGAAGTGGGGTGCTGGTCCTGGTGAACACGGCGGCTCCATTATTTATGATTCGAAAGATCCACACCGTCAGCATTCTAACTATGTTGGGAGAGCTGAGTTCAAGGGCAACCTTGCAACAAATCAATGCTCCCTCCTGATAAAGAATATCAAGAAGAGCGATGGAGGCACATATCAATTCATCCTGGAAATGTCTTGGGGCTGGACTACTCGACAATATCGCAGTATCGCTGTTTCTCTTTCTGTTTCAG AAAAGCCAAGTATTTCAGGTTATGACGAACTGATTGCTGCACGAACTGCACGATTGACCTGTTCAATCACCGACAGCTGCCCGAATAGCAACCTGAACGTGAAGTGGATTTATTACAATGAGCCCCTTCCTCTTGCATGGGATACTAATGATGGTGCAGAAATAATCAACAATTGGTCACATTCTCGGAGAGTTTCATCCATGCTCACCTTCACTCCATCATTTGCTCAACACGGAAACATTCTGGGATGCACAATTATAATTGATGGCTTCCAATTTTCTTCTTCTTCAACACAAAACCTTACCTTGCAGGTTAAAT ATGGACTGGAAAACCCAAAAGTCAATTTGTCTATAGTAGCAGTGGAAGGCAATTCACTATTATTATATTGCATGGCACGTTGGAAACCTCCGTTCAATTTAGCATGggtgaaaaatggtaaaaagatcgGTAGATCTTCCACTGGTGAACTAAAACAGCTATTCCACAATATTAGTTCTGAAGATGACGGTGAATATTGGTGCATGGCTGAAAATGAACAAAGCAGCGCTAACAGCTCCACACAGATTTCTGTACAAT ATAAACCCACAATAGTGGCAGGCCCGATCTGCACTAGGTCTGAGAATGGGACAATTTGTAGCTGCCAGATAAGAAGCAATCCACTGGCTAATATTACATGGGACCTCAATGGGAAAATTATCACTGGGAACACGTCAGATGTGGAAGTCTTCTCCTGGGTGGTGAATAGTTACCACATGCAGAGCTCCCTGAGACTGATTCACTCAGCTGGAACTGGAAGCACGATTTCATGTGCTGCAGCAAACAAGCACGGTGATTGTATCAGCACATCCCAGCTCCACTCTGAGG GTCTGATCTCTCGGACAAACATCTGCAGAATAGGAGGAGGGGCCTGTGGACTTGTTATTTTAACTGCAATCGTGCTCATGGTGAAGATACAAAA GAAGAAGCGTACTGATACTGCATGTGTCTCAGAAAGGGATGGTGATGCGGTGATTTACAGTACAGTGCAGATCGTGTCAAACGCTGGG AGTCACGATCAATATACAGACGCTGGTTCAGGCGCCCCACGCCCGAGAAAAACAGCTCAGAATAAAGTGTCCGCAACGATCAATATTTCAGACTTCCATAAAAATCAACGACACATGAAAAATGAGGAGACCTGCGAATATGCTGCAATCTCATATAAATGA
- the LOC137352916 gene encoding sialic acid-binding Ig-like lectin 5 isoform X2: MWMKWGAGPGEHGGSIIYDSKDPHRQHSNYVGRAEFKGNLATNQCSLLIKNIKKSDGGTYQFILEMSWGWTTRQYRSIAVSLSVSEKPSISGYDELIAARTARLTCSITDSCPNSNLNVKWIYYNEPLPLAWDTNDGAEIINNWSHSRRVSSMLTFTPSFAQHGNILGCTIIIDGFQFSSSSTQNLTLQVKYGLENPKVNLSIVAVEGNSLLLYCMARWKPPFNLAWVKNGKKIGRSSTGELKQLFHNISSEDDGEYWCMAENEQSSANSSTQISVQYKPTIVAGPICTRSENGTICSCQIRSNPLANITWDLNGKIITGNTSDVEVFSWVVNSYHMQSSLRLIHSAGTGSTISCAAANKHGDCISTSQLHSEGLISRTNICRIGGGACGLVILTAIVLMVKIQKKKRTDTACVSERDGDAVIYSTVQIVSNAGSHDQYTDAGSGAPRPRKTAQNKVSATINISDFHKNQRHMKNEETCEYAAISYK; the protein is encoded by the exons ATGTGGATGAAGTGGGGTGCTGGTCCTGGTGAACACGGCGGCTCCATTATTTATGATTCGAAAGATCCACACCGTCAGCATTCTAACTATGTTGGGAGAGCTGAGTTCAAGGGCAACCTTGCAACAAATCAATGCTCCCTCCTGATAAAGAATATCAAGAAGAGCGATGGAGGCACATATCAATTCATCCTGGAAATGTCTTGGGGCTGGACTACTCGACAATATCGCAGTATCGCTGTTTCTCTTTCTGTTTCAG AAAAGCCAAGTATTTCAGGTTATGACGAACTGATTGCTGCACGAACTGCACGATTGACCTGTTCAATCACCGACAGCTGCCCGAATAGCAACCTGAACGTGAAGTGGATTTATTACAATGAGCCCCTTCCTCTTGCATGGGATACTAATGATGGTGCAGAAATAATCAACAATTGGTCACATTCTCGGAGAGTTTCATCCATGCTCACCTTCACTCCATCATTTGCTCAACACGGAAACATTCTGGGATGCACAATTATAATTGATGGCTTCCAATTTTCTTCTTCTTCAACACAAAACCTTACCTTGCAGGTTAAAT ATGGACTGGAAAACCCAAAAGTCAATTTGTCTATAGTAGCAGTGGAAGGCAATTCACTATTATTATATTGCATGGCACGTTGGAAACCTCCGTTCAATTTAGCATGggtgaaaaatggtaaaaagatcgGTAGATCTTCCACTGGTGAACTAAAACAGCTATTCCACAATATTAGTTCTGAAGATGACGGTGAATATTGGTGCATGGCTGAAAATGAACAAAGCAGCGCTAACAGCTCCACACAGATTTCTGTACAAT ATAAACCCACAATAGTGGCAGGCCCGATCTGCACTAGGTCTGAGAATGGGACAATTTGTAGCTGCCAGATAAGAAGCAATCCACTGGCTAATATTACATGGGACCTCAATGGGAAAATTATCACTGGGAACACGTCAGATGTGGAAGTCTTCTCCTGGGTGGTGAATAGTTACCACATGCAGAGCTCCCTGAGACTGATTCACTCAGCTGGAACTGGAAGCACGATTTCATGTGCTGCAGCAAACAAGCACGGTGATTGTATCAGCACATCCCAGCTCCACTCTGAGG GTCTGATCTCTCGGACAAACATCTGCAGAATAGGAGGAGGGGCCTGTGGACTTGTTATTTTAACTGCAATCGTGCTCATGGTGAAGATACAAAA GAAGAAGCGTACTGATACTGCATGTGTCTCAGAAAGGGATGGTGATGCGGTGATTTACAGTACAGTGCAGATCGTGTCAAACGCTGGG AGTCACGATCAATATACAGACGCTGGTTCAGGCGCCCCACGCCCGAGAAAAACAGCTCAGAATAAAGTGTCCGCAACGATCAATATTTCAGACTTCCATAAAAATCAACGACACATGAAAAATGAGGAGACCTGCGAATATGCTGCAATCTCATATAAATGA